The proteins below come from a single Mustela erminea isolate mMusErm1 chromosome 14, mMusErm1.Pri, whole genome shotgun sequence genomic window:
- the FAM170B gene encoding protein FAM170B: protein MKRHFMEHRVEQSPTDGTSLSLASPESMEEGTEVCWSGAIKREQTSPRPGPAVPHEDDVYLANKARAMLSWSSSLSSQSSSEYQSYSQYQSCYSCAYDDEDAAQQSVCAFYTHVQTVQGVAVAWETETGFEPVSRKPRIHEAEFIKRQRRKGSSFEMASNTDLRWELEASKNNCCPEEDDPELLGSLECCLQELRDTPDWLVTTNYGLRCVACCRVFPTLEALLKHAQYGIQEGFSCQIFFEEMLERRRARGQVQEQQLEEEEQSPSEGSECCRPHARVLPLRQQKE, encoded by the exons ATGAAACGCCACTTCATGGAGCACAGGGTAGAACAGTCACCCACAGATGGCACCAGTCTCAGCCTGGCCAGCCCGGAGTCTATGGAAGAGGGCACGGAAGTGTGCTGGTCAG GGGCCATAAAGAGAGAGCAGACATCTCCACGGCCTGGACCAGCCGTTCCCCATGAGGATGACGTCTACTTGGCCAACAAGGCTCGGGCAATGCTAAGCTGGAGCAGCTCTCTGTCCTCCCAGTCCTCCTCCGAGTACCAGTCCTACTCCCAGTACCAGTCTTGTTACTCCTGCGCATACGATGACGAGGATGCCGCCCAGCAGAGCGTGTGCGCCTTCTACACCCACGTGCAGACCGTGCAGGGCGTGGCCGTGGCCTGGGAGACCGAGACGGGCTTCGAGCCTGTCAGCAGGAAACCCCGCATCCATGAAGCTGAGTTCAtcaagaggcagaggaggaaaggcTCCTCCTTCGAGATGGCTTCCAACACCGACCTGCGCTGGGAACTGGAAGCCAGCAAGAACAACTGCTGCCCAGAGGAGGATGACCCAGAGCTGCTGGGGTCCCTCGAGTGCTGCCTGCAGGAGCTGCGGGACACCCCAGACTGGCTTGTCACCACGAACTATGGGCTGCGCTGCGTGGCCTGCTGTCGGGTCTTCCCCACGTTGGAGGCTCTGCTCAAGCACGCCCAGTATGGCATCCAGGAGGGCTTCAGCTGCCAGATCTTTTTCGAGGAGATGCTGGAGAGAAGGCGGGCCCGGGGCCAAGTTCAGGAGCaacagctggaggaggaggaacagagccCTTCGGAAGGCAGTGAATGTTGCAGGCCGCATGCCAGGGTGCTTCCCTTGCGGCAGCAGAAGGAGTGA